In the genome of Streptomyces sp. NBC_00259, the window GTGGGCGGTGGCCCGTCCGCGTCTGGCGATGCGGGTGAAGCGGTCGTCGTGGGCGAGTTCCCACGCGACCTGGACGCGCGCCCTGGGCAGGCCGCTGCCGGGCTCGTACGGACGGGTCGCCAGGCGGGTCCAGAGCAGTACGGAGCCGGGCAGCGGGTCGCCGGACGCGACGCCGAGGGTGAACGGGTCCTCGGTGATCTTCCTGGCGTCGAGTTCGGCGGCGGCCGCGGTACCGGCGGCCGGCAGGTTCACGGCGAACGCGAGCGCGGCGGCGGCACCGGTGACGGTGAGGAACCGGCGGCGGCCCAGATGCCGGGCGGCGGCGCGGAACTCGTCGGGGTGCCGGTGGGCGGGTGCCGGTGCCGAAACCTGTGGCGAAACCTGTGCGGACGCCTGTGCGGATACCTGTGCGGGTGTCATGTGCCCCTCCCCTGACAGCTGTTGTCAGTTCGCATTGGAGTGGGAGGCGACGTCGTCTGGTTGTCGGGTACACAACATCCGCGTGTCGGACGGATGAGAACCGGGTACGGGGCTCTGCCGTACGCTGCGGCGCCATGGACGCAGAACGCAGAAGTGCGGTGGTGACGGGCGCGGGTTCGGGGATCGGCCGGAGCGTCGCGCTGGCGCTCGCGGACGCCGGCTGGTCGGTGGCGCTGGCCGGCCGGCGGGCCGAGGCGCTCCAGGCGACGGCGTCGCTCGCGGGCGGCACGGCGGACATGCTGCCCGTCCCCACCGACGTCACGTCCCCGGACGAGGTCACGGCCCTCTTCTCGGCGGTGCGCGAGCGCTACGGGCGCGTGGACCTGCTCTTCAACAACGCGGGCACGTTCGGGCCGGGCGGGGTGGCGCTGGAGGACCTCAGCCCCGAGGCGTGGCGCCACGTCGTGGACGTCAACCTGACGGGGTCGTTCCTGTGTGCCCAGGCGGCGTTCCGGCTGATGAAGGCCCAGTCCCCGCAGGGCGGGCGCATCATCAACAACGGCTCCGTCTCCGCGCACGCACCGCGCCCCGACTCCGTGGCCTACACGGCGACGAAGCACGCCATGACCGGCCTGACCAAGTCCCTCTCCCTGGACGGCCGCCCGTACCGCATCGCGTGCGGCCAGATCGACATCGGCAACGCGGCCACCGAGATGACGGCCCGTATGCAGACGGGCGTCCTCCAGGCCGACGGCCGGCTCGCGGCCGAGCCGTTGATGGACGCGGCGGACGTGGCCCGGGTCGTGGTCCAGATGGCGGACCTGCCACTGGAGGCGAACGTCCAGTTCGCGACGGTGATGGCCACGACGATGCCGTTCATCGGCCGCGGCTGACGCGCCTCCGGGAAGCGACCGAGCGATCCGGGCGACCGGGTGGCGGGGGTGGCCCGGGTGGCCTGGGTGGCCTGGGTGGCCTGGGAACACGTCGCGACGGTGGGGCGTTGGGGCGGGCATGACGAATGACGCGCCACGGGTCGACGTACTGCGATACACCGCGTTCTCCACGGATCCCTCGGGCGGCAACCCCGCCGGCGTCGTTCTCGACGCCTCCGCCCTGGACGACGCCGGCATGCTGGCCATCGCCGCCGAGCTGGGGTACTCGGAATCCGCGTTCCTGACCGCGGAGAACGAGCGGACCTACCGCATCCGCTACTTCAGCCCGAGGGCCGAGGTGCCGTTCTGCGGGCACGCCACCGTCGCCAGTGCCGTCGCGCTCGCGGAGCGGACCGGGCCCGGGAGGCTGGAGTTCATGACGCGCGCCGGCCGGGTGCCGGTGGAGGTGGCCGAGGAGGCCGGCACGTACCGGGCCACGCTCTCGAGTGTCGAACCGCGGGTCGAGGACATCGGCGCCGACGATCTCGCCGAGGCGCTCGCCGCGCTCGACTGGGCGAGCCCGGGGGATCTGGACCCGGCGTTCCCGCCCCGGGTCGCCTTCGCCGGCGCCCGTCACCTCGTGCTCGCCGCGGCGACCCGCGCACGCCTCGCGGACCTCTCGTACGACTTCGCCCGCCTCGAAGCGCTGATGCACCGGCTGGACCTCACCACCGTGCAACTGGTGTGGCGGGAGTCGCCCACGGTCTTCCACGTCCGCGACCCGTTCCCCGTCGGCGGGGTCGTGGAGGACCCGGCGACCGGCGCCGCGGCCGCCGCGTTCGGGGCGTACCTGCGCGAGCTGGGCCTCGCCCCCGAGGACGCCGTCGTCACCCTCCACCAGGGGGAGGACCTCGGCCGTCCCGGCGAGCTCACGGTGACGCTGTACGCGGGCGACCCCCGGGTCCACGTGAGCGGGGCCGGTACGCGCATCGGCTGATCCCGCAGTGGCCGGAGGTCTTGCCGGCACTGCCCGTGACGGCGACGACGCGGGCGGCGGAACGCCCGCGTGCATCACGCTACCGACGACAGCTCAGGCATACCGCAATCAGCCAACCACACTTCGATACAGGCGAGTTGAGATGCCGAACGGCGCCGGCACCCGGTTCCCCCAAGGCGACGGGTCACGCCTGGCCGGTGTCGAAGCGCGCGATCTTCTCGCCCTGGACGGTGAACTTCCACTTCGTCCGCATCTCGCCCCACGTCTCGTTGCGGTAGCGGGCCACGAGGTCGCGCCCGTCGGCCGACTGCGACTCGACCTCCATGTGACCGCGCGAGGAGAAGATCTCCTTGTCGGTCCAGGCGACGAGATCCCGGTCCGAGCCGTCGTCGGACATGGTCGCGTCCGGTGTGAGGACCGCCAGGAAGGCGTCACGGTCACCGGAGTTGAGGGCCTTGACGAAGGCGCGCACGGCGGGGTCGTTGAGCTGGTCGGGGCGGATGGTCATGAGGGCCTCCGGGTACGGGGTGTGCCGCACGCGACACTCGACTGCGTACCTCACCCGTACACCAACGCGCTGTCCGTCCCGCGGACTTTGGCCCACCCGCGGCGCGTCACCCGGCGCCACCCACCGCCCGTACCTGGCGGCCGGAAGTGACCGTTACATGCCAACAATCACGGCACACGGCCTTGCTTTCTCGGGGACCCCCTGCCCCAATGACAACCGTCACCCGGCTGCCCCACCAGTCTTCGGTGGCCGCAGCCCGGCGACGCCATCCCGTGCACCCCCACACACGAAGGCGGCACCCCCATGAAGCACCGCACACTCGGCATCGGCACGGCCCTCTTGGCCGCGACGGCCGCCGGCACGCTCGCCATGGCCCCCGCGGCCCACGCGGTCGACCCGACGACGGCGACCCTGTCGTTCGACTGCGGCTCCTTCGGCTCCGGCGAAGCCACGCTCACGGCCACCCAGGACGGCACGGCCGCGACGATCAGCCTCTCCACCTCCGCCATCACGTCGCCGTTCACCATCTCGGCGAACTCGGTGAAGTCGACCCTCACGCTGACCAAGAACGGCTCCGGCACGACGACGTTCACCGGCAACGCCAACCCGGAGATCCCGGCCGGCGGCGCCGTCTCCACCGGGCCGCTGAACGGCACCGTCGCCACGGGCGACAGCCTGGAGGCGACGTCCCTCACGGTCGTGGTCTTCGGCATCACGGCGACCTGCAACGCGACCTCGCCGCAGAACCCCGGCCCGTTCGTCTTCTGACGGCTGGGGCACTCCACCGCCCGCCCGGTCCCGCCGGGGCCTGGCCGGGCCCGTCCCCGCCGGGGCCCGTCACCACTCCCGCGATGTCACCGCTCACACACGGGCGGTGACATCGCCCGGGATGCCCTGGAGCCGGACCGGGCCCGGGATGCCCAGGAGCCTGACCGGGCCCGGGATGCCCAGGAGCCTGACCGACTTAGTATGAATTGCGGGGGCAGGGAGCGACTGCCGGTGGGTGGAGAGAGGACCGACCGTGACTGCCACAGAGGCTGTGACCGCCGAGGACGACACCGCGACCCATGAGGACCCCCGTGCGGCGCGCGGCCCCGCGGGCACCGGCACCCCCCGCTATCTGCCGATCTCCGAGCACGGGCTGATCGGCGATCTGCGCAGCGCCGCCCTGGTCGGGACGAACGGCACGATCGACTGGTACTGCTGCCCCCGCTTCGACGCACCCAGCGTCTTCGCCTCGATCCTCGACGCCGAGAAGGGTGGCTCCTTCGAGCTGGCCCCGGACATGCCGACGCGGACGAAGCAGTTCTACTTCCCCGACACCAACGTGCTCATCACCCGGTTCTTCGCGGACGACGGGGTCGGCGAGATCCAGGACTTCATGCCGATCACCGACGACTCGCGCGAGGCCGACCGGCACCGGCTGATCCGCCGGGTGGTCTGCGTCCGCGGATCCCTGCCGTTCCACGCGCGTATCGCGCCACGCTTCGACTACGGGTCCCAGCCCCACACCGTGCGCACCGAGAACGGCTACACGGTCTTCGACTCGTCCCCGCTCACCCTCTCGCTGACCTCCAGCGTGCCGGTCGAGAGCGACGGCCGGGACGTGTGGTCGCTGTTCAAGCTGCACGAGGGGGAGACCGCGGTCTTCGCGCTCGACCGGGTCGGCGGCGAACTGCTGCCGCAGGCCTGCCCCCTCGCCATGGCGGAGGACCTGTTCGAGGCCACGGTCCGCTACTGGCGGCGCTGGCTGTCCAAGTCGCGCTACCGCGGACGCTGGCGCGAGATGGTGCACCGCTCCGCGCTGACGCTCAAGCTGCTCACGTACGTACCTACCGGCGCCATCGTGGCGGCGCCGACGACGAGCCTGCCCGAGCAGATCGGCGGCGAGCGCAACTGGGACTACCGCTACGTCTGGATCCGCGACGCGGCCTTCTGCGTCTACGCCCTGCTCCGGCTCGGCTTCACCGACGAGGCCAAGGCCTTCATGCAGTTCCTCACCGAGCACGTCTGCATCTCGTGCGACGGCGCCGAACCGCTGCAGATCATGTACGGCATCGACGGCCGCCGTGAGCTCCCGGAACGCGAACTGCACGAGATGGAGGGCTATCTGGGCTCCGCGCCCGTACGCGTCGGCAACAACGCCGTCGGCCAGCTCCAGTTGGACATCTACGGCGCGCTCATCGACTCGATCTACCTCTACGACAAGTGGGGGGAGCCGATCTCCAGCGAACAGTGGGACAACGTCTGCGGCCTCGTCGAGTGGGTGTGCGGGAACTGGGACCAGCCCGACGAGGGCATCTGGGAGACGCGCGGGGGACGCAAGAACTTCCTCTACTCGCGGCTGATGTGCTGGGTCGCGATCGAGCGCGCCATGCGGATCGCCCGGCGCCGGGGGCTGCCCGCCGACATGGTCCGCTGGGGCGCCGTACGGGACGCGATCTACCGGCAGATCATGCAGCGCGGCTGGTCGCCCGAGCGCATGGCCTTCGTCCAGCACCAGGACGACAGCGTCCTCGACGCCGCCGTCCTGATGATGCCGCTGGCCAAGTTCATCTCGCCGACCGACCCCAAGTGGCTCTCCACGCTCGACGCGCTGGGCGACGAGCTGGTCTCGGACTCCCTGGTGTACCGCTACGACCCCCAGGCCAGCCCGGACGGGCTGCGGGGCGAGGAGGGCACGTTCTCCATCTGCTCCTTCTGGTACGTCGAGGCCCTCGCCCGCGCCGGCCGGCCGGACGAGGCCCGGCTGGCCTTCGAGAAGATGCTCACCTACGCCAACCACCTGGGCCTGTACGCCGAGGAGATCGGCCACACCGGCGAACAGAACGGCAACTTCCCCCAGGCCTTCACCCATCTGTCGCTGATCAGCGCGGCGTTCAACCTGGACAAGACACTGGGCTGACCTGCCGCGAGCCCCTCGTTTCCGATTCGTCGGCCGAGTTCGTCCGCCTGCTGTGGCGCCAACGGCCGCGCTGCTGCCGTCGCGCACGGTGACGGCACTCGGACGCGGGACTTCATGTACGTGGGCACCGTGTGCCGTTTCCTCACCGACGCATTGCTGCGCCGCCGTCGGGTCGTTGAATCCCGCCCCGTGAACCTGGTCTTCGGGACACGTCTCCCTGAAAGACCAGGAAGGGCCTCCGCTGAAAGTCGGAGGCCCTTCCAAGGCAAAGCCGCAAGTGGCGGCAGACGAGTCGGGCTGTACGCCGGGTTCTGTCGCCCGGTGACCTCGCGGTCGCCGGGGAGACGGCCATCCATCTAGGGCC includes:
- a CDS encoding SDR family oxidoreductase, whose protein sequence is MDAERRSAVVTGAGSGIGRSVALALADAGWSVALAGRRAEALQATASLAGGTADMLPVPTDVTSPDEVTALFSAVRERYGRVDLLFNNAGTFGPGGVALEDLSPEAWRHVVDVNLTGSFLCAQAAFRLMKAQSPQGGRIINNGSVSAHAPRPDSVAYTATKHAMTGLTKSLSLDGRPYRIACGQIDIGNAATEMTARMQTGVLQADGRLAAEPLMDAADVARVVVQMADLPLEANVQFATVMATTMPFIGRG
- a CDS encoding PhzF family phenazine biosynthesis isomerase, whose product is MTNDAPRVDVLRYTAFSTDPSGGNPAGVVLDASALDDAGMLAIAAELGYSESAFLTAENERTYRIRYFSPRAEVPFCGHATVASAVALAERTGPGRLEFMTRAGRVPVEVAEEAGTYRATLSSVEPRVEDIGADDLAEALAALDWASPGDLDPAFPPRVAFAGARHLVLAAATRARLADLSYDFARLEALMHRLDLTTVQLVWRESPTVFHVRDPFPVGGVVEDPATGAAAAAFGAYLRELGLAPEDAVVTLHQGEDLGRPGELTVTLYAGDPRVHVSGAGTRIG
- a CDS encoding nuclear transport factor 2 family protein, yielding MTIRPDQLNDPAVRAFVKALNSGDRDAFLAVLTPDATMSDDGSDRDLVAWTDKEIFSSRGHMEVESQSADGRDLVARYRNETWGEMRTKWKFTVQGEKIARFDTGQA
- a CDS encoding glycoside hydrolase family 15 protein, with translation MPISEHGLIGDLRSAALVGTNGTIDWYCCPRFDAPSVFASILDAEKGGSFELAPDMPTRTKQFYFPDTNVLITRFFADDGVGEIQDFMPITDDSREADRHRLIRRVVCVRGSLPFHARIAPRFDYGSQPHTVRTENGYTVFDSSPLTLSLTSSVPVESDGRDVWSLFKLHEGETAVFALDRVGGELLPQACPLAMAEDLFEATVRYWRRWLSKSRYRGRWREMVHRSALTLKLLTYVPTGAIVAAPTTSLPEQIGGERNWDYRYVWIRDAAFCVYALLRLGFTDEAKAFMQFLTEHVCISCDGAEPLQIMYGIDGRRELPERELHEMEGYLGSAPVRVGNNAVGQLQLDIYGALIDSIYLYDKWGEPISSEQWDNVCGLVEWVCGNWDQPDEGIWETRGGRKNFLYSRLMCWVAIERAMRIARRRGLPADMVRWGAVRDAIYRQIMQRGWSPERMAFVQHQDDSVLDAAVLMMPLAKFISPTDPKWLSTLDALGDELVSDSLVYRYDPQASPDGLRGEEGTFSICSFWYVEALARAGRPDEARLAFEKMLTYANHLGLYAEEIGHTGEQNGNFPQAFTHLSLISAAFNLDKTLG